The DNA region ACGAGCCCCTCGACGCCCTCGGCACGTCGCTCCGGCTGCCGTCATGGCAGGAGGCGGATCGGGCCGCAATCGCCGCTGGCCTGCCGCCCATCCGCGTGTCCCCGGCGCGCTGATCGGCCCCCAGCCACGCCCCGCCGGGGTGCCAGGCCGACGGTGACCCGCGCGGCGTGCCTTGACAGCCAGGTGTACTAGTCGTACTAATACACTTGTGTTGCCGTTCCGCATCGAGCTCGTGCCCGGCGTGCCGGTCTACGAGCAGCTCGTCGCCGCCGTCACGCGGGCCATCGTCTCGGGGGATCTCGCCCCCGGCGATGCGTTCCCGTCGGTGCGGGCGCTGAGCCAGGCGCTGCGGATCAACCCCAACACCGCGCAGAAGGCGGTGGCGCAACTCACCACCCTGGGGCTGCTGCAGGTGCATCCCGGCGTCGGCACGCGCGTCGCGCAGCCGCCGCCGGCGCCCCGCGCGGCCAGCACTCGCGAACTCCGGCCCGCCGCTGCCGACCTCGTGCTCGAGGCGCGGCGACGCGGTCTCTCCCTCCCGGACCTGCAGGACCTGCTCGAGGCGGAGTGGCAGCGCCTCGAGCCTTCTCGACGAGGCACTCGCCGTGACTGATCCGGTCGTCACCCACGCCCTCGGCAAGACGTTCGGGAAACGCACCGCGCTGCACGACGTGTCGCTGCGCGTGCCGGCCGGCCAGGCAGTCGGCCTCATCGGCGCCAACGGCGCCGGCAAGTCGACGCTGCTCAAGGTGCTGGTCAACCTCCAGCTGCCCTCGTCCGGGCGCGCCGAGGTCCTCGGACAGGACTCGAGGAAGCTCGAGGCGACGGTGTTCGAGCGCGTCGGCTACATGGCCGAGGGACAGCACCTGCCTGCCGTGCAGACGGTTGCCGACCTGCTCGCCTACTGCCGCCCGTTCTACACCCGGTGGGACGACGCCCTGGCGACGCGCCTGTTGCGGACGCTGGACCTGTCGCCATCGACCGGGCTGCCGCGCGGCTCCCGTGGCGAGCGGATGAAGGCCGCGCTGGTCGCGACCCTCGCGTTCCATCCCGAGGTGCTCATCCTCGACGAGCCGCTCGAGGGCCTCGATCCGCTCACGCGCGAACAGGTGGTGGACGGCCTGCTCGAACTGGTGAGCGCCGAGGGCACCACGGTATTGCTCGCATCGCACGACCTCGACGTGCTCGAGCGCCTGCTCGACCAGGTGGCGATGCTGCACGACGGCGGGCTCGTGTTCCAGGAACCGCTGGAGGCGCTGCAGGCCCGCTACCGGCTCGTCGAAGTGACGGGCGCCGGCGCGACGCCCGGCCTGCCGTTGCCTGCGGGGTGCATCGACGGCCGCGAGATCGCCGGCGGCGTGCGCTTCCTGGCCACCGACTTCGAGGGCGACCACGTGCCGGAGGGACTGCGGCAGGCATTCCCGGGCGCGCGCATCCACGTCACGCGACCGGCCCTGCGCGAGGCCTTCGTCGCGCACGCCCGCGCGCTGCGCCACGACCGCGACACGAACCGGGGTGCGGCATGAGCCACGTGTGGCATCTCGTGACGCACGACCTGCAGGCGCATCGCGGGATCCTGCTCGCGTGGCTGGCCACCGTGATTGCCCTGCCGCTCGTC from Luteitalea sp. TBR-22 includes:
- a CDS encoding GntR family transcriptional regulator; the protein is MLPFRIELVPGVPVYEQLVAAVTRAIVSGDLAPGDAFPSVRALSQALRINPNTAQKAVAQLTTLGLLQVHPGVGTRVAQPPPAPRAASTRELRPAAADLVLEARRRGLSLPDLQDLLEAEWQRLEPSRRGTRRD
- a CDS encoding ABC transporter ATP-binding protein, whose product is MTDPVVTHALGKTFGKRTALHDVSLRVPAGQAVGLIGANGAGKSTLLKVLVNLQLPSSGRAEVLGQDSRKLEATVFERVGYMAEGQHLPAVQTVADLLAYCRPFYTRWDDALATRLLRTLDLSPSTGLPRGSRGERMKAALVATLAFHPEVLILDEPLEGLDPLTREQVVDGLLELVSAEGTTVLLASHDLDVLERLLDQVAMLHDGGLVFQEPLEALQARYRLVEVTGAGATPGLPLPAGCIDGREIAGGVRFLATDFEGDHVPEGLRQAFPGARIHVTRPALREAFVAHARALRHDRDTNRGAA